A genome region from Meriones unguiculatus strain TT.TT164.6M chromosome 2, Bangor_MerUng_6.1, whole genome shotgun sequence includes the following:
- the LOC110548988 gene encoding uncharacterized protein LOC110548988 isoform X3: MLLPRVTQSKRVAGVIRWLDTQSFSIDRLHLGESDTSTAKEANRLEEEEASTLGGWVRHPPALSCPADKDARSSGVQHHGQFPVTKEKT, translated from the exons ATGCTGTTACCCCGCGTCACACAGAGCAAGCGAGTAGCTGGTGTTATCAGATGGCTTGACACCCAAAGCTTTTCTATCGATCGACTCCATCTTGGAGAAAGTGACACCTCCACCGCTAAGGAAGCCAACAGActtgaggaagaggaag CTTCAACCCTGGGCGGGTGGGTGCGCCACCCTCCCGCCCTCTCTTGCCCCGCGGACAAGGACGCGAGGAGCAGTGGCGTCCAGCACCACGGACAGTTCCCAGTG